The Pseudochaenichthys georgianus unplaced genomic scaffold, fPseGeo1.2 scaffold_308_arrow_ctg1, whole genome shotgun sequence genome has a segment encoding these proteins:
- the LOC117442180 gene encoding late histone H2A.L3-like, giving the protein MSGRGKGAGKVRAKAKTRSSRAGLQFPVGRVHRHLRKGNYAHRVGAGAPVYLAAVLEYLTAEILELAGNAARDNKKSRIIPRHLQLAVRNDEELNKLLGGVTIAQGGVLPNIQAVLLPKKTEKPAKK; this is encoded by the coding sequence ATGTCTGGTCGCGGAAAAGGTGCAGGAAAGGTTAGGGCGAAGGCCAAGACCCGCTCATCCCGGGCCGGGCTCCAGTTCCCCGTCGGCCGTGTCCACAGGCATCTGAGGAAGGGTAACTACGCCCATCGTGTCGGTGCCGGAGCCCCGGTGTACCTGGCCGCTGTGCTGGAGTACCTGACCGCTGAGATCCTGGAGCTGGCTGGAAACGCCGCCCGGGACAACAAGAAGTCCCGCATCATCCCCCGCCATCTGCAGCTCGCCGTCCGCAACGACGAGGAGCTGAACAAGCTGCTGGGAGGAGTGACCATCGCTCAGGGAGGCGTGCTGCCCAACATCCAGGCTGTGCTGCTGCCCAAGAAGACCGAGAAGCCCGCCAAGAAGTGA
- the LOC139433379 gene encoding histone H3, whose translation MARTKQTARKSTGGKAPRKQLATKAARKSAPATGGVKKPHRYRPGTVALREIRRYQKSTELLIRKLPFQRLVREIAQDFKTDLRFQSSAVMALQESSEAYLVGLFEDTNLCAIHAKRVTIMPKDIQLARRIRGERA comes from the coding sequence ATGGCAAGAACCAAGCAGACCGCCCGTAAATCCACCGGAGGAAAGGCTCCCAGGAAGCAGCTGGCCACCAAGGCTGCTCGTAAGAGCGCCCCGGCCACCGGCGGCGTGAAGAAGCCCCACCGTTACAGGCCCGGTACCGTGGCTCTGAGGGAGATCCGCCGCTACCAGAAGTCCACCGAGCTGCTGATCCGCAAGCTGCCCTTCCAGCGCCTGGTGAGGGAGATCGCTCAGGACTTCAAGACCGACCTGCGCTTCCAGAGCTCCGCCGTCATGGCTCTGCAGGAGTCCAGCGAGGCCTACCTGGTCGGCCTGTTCGAGGACACCAACCTGTGCGCCATCCACGCCAAGAGGGtgaccatcatgcccaaggacatccagctggcccgccgcatccgcggagagagggcttaa
- the LOC117442131 gene encoding histone H1-like → MAAEQAPTEVAVVTAAPAKAPAKAPAKSPKKKAAKPAKKVGPGAAELILKAVTASKDRKGISYQALKKALAAQGYEHTAHIKRAVKRLLENGALVQVKGTGASGSFKAAEKPKKAAKKPAAKAKKPAAAAKKPAAKKPAAKKAVTPKKVAKKPATAAKKTPVKKITKSPKKKVAAAKKAAPRKAATPKKTVTKKAVKKAVKPAVKAAKKAPARKSSRKMVVVTGNASAHGV, encoded by the exons ATGGCCGCAGAACAAGCTCCCACTGAAGTCGCCGTCGTCACCGCCGCCCCGGCAAAGGCACCAGCCAAGGCACCAGCAAAGTCCCCGAAGAAGAAGGCAGCCAAGCCGGCCAAGAAGGTTGGTCCCGGAGCCGCTGAGCTCATCCTGAAGGCGGTCACCGCCTCCAAGGACCGTAAAGGGATCTCTTACCAGGCTCTGAAGAAGGCGCTGGCCGCTCAGGGCTACGAACACACCGCTCACATTAAACGCGCCGTGAAGAGGTTACTCGAGAATGGAGCCCTGGTGCAGGTCAAGGGAACCGGAGCCAGCGGCTCCTTCAAGGCCGCCGAGAAGCCCAAGAAGGCAGCGAAGAAGCCCGCAGCCAAAGCGAAGAAGCCGGCAGCAGCAGCGAAGAAACCCGCCGCTAAGAAGCCAGCAGCCAAGAAGGCAGTAACTCCCAAGAAGGTAGCGAAGAAGCCTGCTACTGCTGCCAAGAAAACCCCCGTGAAGAAGATCACTAAGAGCCCGAAGAAGAAGGTGGCggcggccaagaaggcagcacccAGGAAGGCAGCGACCCCCAAGAAGACAGTAACCAAGAAAGCTGTGAAGAAGGCGGTTAAACCAGCTgtcaaagcagcgaagaaggcaCCAGCCAGGAAATCATCGAGGAA gatggTTGTCGTAACCGGAAACGCATCGGCTCACGGTGTGTGA
- the LOC117442190 gene encoding histone H4: protein MSGRGKGGKGLGKGGAKRHRKVLRDNIQGITKPAIRRLARRGGVKRISGLIYEETRGVLKVFLENVIRDAVTYTEHAKRKTVTAMDVVYALKRQGRTLYGFGG, encoded by the coding sequence ATGTCTGGAAGAGGAAAGGGCGGAAAGGGACTCGGCAAAGGAGGCGCTAAGCGCCACCGCAAAGTGCTCCGTGATAACATCCAGGGCATCACCAAGCCCGCCATCCGCCGTCTGGCTCGCCGCGGCGGAGTGAAGCGTATCTCCGGTCTGATCTATGAGGAGACCCGCGGTGTGCTGAAGGTGTTCCTGGAGAACGTGATCCGTGATGCCGTCACCTACACCGAGCACGCCAAGAGGAAGACGGTGACCGCCATGGATGTGGTGTACGCTCTGAAGAGGCAGGGCCGCACCCTGTACGGCTTCGGGGGATAA